Within the Hevea brasiliensis isolate MT/VB/25A 57/8 chromosome 2, ASM3005281v1, whole genome shotgun sequence genome, the region GAGAAAtacaaagaaattaaaaacaaatcccttgtaaatgattttattttcttatatggaTAATTTGGTTTAATCTGACTAAAAAGGTTACCGCTATTTTCCACATTTGGGATTTTCTCTTAATAACAACTTGTTTATGAAAAGGGGGCTAGCGGTACACAACTGCAATACACTTGCATTAACAATGAATACGGGCGAGCAAGACAACAGTCCAACATAAATGAGGGAAAAATTAATATGGTTCTTTCTTTTTAGTTCTAGAGAGAATTTTCTCTCAAATCTTTCTTCCTTTGTTGTTTCCTGTCTCGGGTTCATGGCTTTCCACCTCCTGCAGTCTTTTCCGGCCCTTCTGGGTAGGGAAACACATTAGTTTTGGGCATGGCTTGCGGGTCAGCCCTCCCCCAACTAGAATGGGTGTAAATAGGTTTTGGATTGTGTTTATCTTTTGCAAGTCTAAAGGAAATAGAGACGGCAGCATTGAATATCCATATTGTGGCTTTGTTTTGGTTTTATGCTGGAGTCGAGCCATCGTCAAAGAGTGGTAGCCACTGTTTCCATGGAGGGCTCCTTGCATCTGTGATGGCGATGGTGAGTATCTCTAGGTCATCGAGCCAGCCTCCTATGACCTATAGCTGACTGAGATTGACGCTTTAGACGCGTTTTAGGAAAGCGTGCAGCTCTTGCGGGGAATTTAACTGCGTGAGttagaaataaaaattattaaaaatgaatgtgatatgaaaaatttatgagatCAGGGGTGAGAAAAGTCAATAGTCCTAAAAACGTTAATATCAGTAGCGTTTTAAAATCTAAAACGCTATTAATAATAACGGTTTGTGCGGATGGcatccaaattaaaaaaaaaaaaagtttgccGCTATTATAAGTAGTGTCCagcttttgttttaaattttttaatattttaaataaaatataaatattattttaataaataatattataataattaatattataatatatattattaaatattataattttatttattaaaataatatttatattttatttaaaatataaaataaaataattaaaaattaaaaaaaaaatagacgcTACTTACAATAGCGAtcaatttttcttaaaatttttaattattttttttattttctattttattacattttaatttaattttaaattaaaaaataatatttataataaaaatattataatatatattattaaatattataattttatttattaaaataatatttatattttatttaaaatataaattaaataattaaaaattaaaagaaaaattgaacgctacttatagtagcgtccaatttttcttcaactttttatttatttatttttatttttttatgttattaaattttaatttaattttaaattaaaaaataatatttataataaaaatattataatatatattattaaatattataattttatttattaaaataatatttatattttatttaaaatataaaataaaataattaaaaattaaaagaaaaattgaatgctacttatagtagcgtccaatttttcttaaactttttatttattttttatttattttttatgttattaaattttaatttaattttaaattaaaaatgatatttataataaaaatattataatatatattattaaatattataattttatttattaaaataatatttatattttatttaaaatataaaataaaataattaaaaattaaaagaaaaattgaacGCTACTCATAGTGGCATCCAatttttcttaaactttttatttatttttttttattttttatgttattaaattttactttaattttaaattaaaaataatattataatatatattattaaatattataattttatttattaaaataatatttatattttatttaaaatataaaataaaataattaaaaattaaaaaaaaaattggagctAACGtccaatttttcataaattttttatttatttatttttattttttatgttattaaattttaatttaattttaaattaaaaaataatatttataataaaaatattataatatatattattaaatattataattttatttactaaaataatatttatattttatttaaaatataaaataaaataattaaaaattaaaagaaaaattggacGCAACTTACAGTAgcgtttaatttttcttaaactttttaattatttttttttattttttattttattaaattttaatttaattttaaattaaaaaataatatttataataaaaatattataatatatattattaaatattataattttatttattaaaataatatttatattttatttaaaatataaaataaaataattaaaaattaaaagaaaaattggacgctacttacagtagcgtccaatttttcttaaactttttaattattttttttattttttattttattaaattttaatttaattttaaattaaaaaataatatttataataaaaatattataatatatattattaaatattataattttatttattaaaataatatttatattttattcaaaatataaaataaaataattaaaaattaaaagaaaaattggacgctacccgtctaatttttcttaaactttttatttatttttatttattttttattttattaaattttaatttaattttaaattaaaaaataatattttataataataaaaatattataatgtataatattaaatattatgattttatttattaaaataatatttttaattaaataaaaaattaaaattatttttcaattaaaaattaaattaaattaaaaattaaaattaaattacattacaaaatttttatattttttaatttaattttaaattgaaaaataattttttataataaaaaattataatatatgattttaattattatactattatttattaaaataatatttatatttttatttaaaatgtaaaaataaaataattaaaaattaaataagaagctAGACTACAGTAGCGTCcagatttttatttaaattttttaattttttttattataataatattttatatttttaatttcttatttaattaaaatttaatttaattttaaattaaaaaataattttttataataaaaatattataatatatattattaattattataatattatttactaaaataatatttatattttatttaaaatattaaaaaaattaaaattaaagctgggcgctacttatagtagtgttcaacttttttttttaatttggatgCCAACCGCACAAAACGCTATTATTAATAGCGTTTTGGACATTAAAACGCTACTGATACTAACGTTTTTAGGACTCTTGACTTTTTTTACCCTAATCTCGTAAATTTTTCATACCACAccttttattagtaatttttatttCTAACTCACCCTTGTACGGTAAATTCCCCGGCTCTTGTAGCCATGGAAGCTTCCATTGTCTTTTTCCTAGCAGCAATGGCGGTGCTGCAATGGTCCTAATGTTTCTATGTTTTGGTCTTCTAGGGCCACAGTGTAATGGGTTTGGGTTTCCATGTATGGGCTGGTTTCTGGGCCTCTTAGCCTTTCTTTATATTCTAAATGATTCGATGTCTTGCTGCCCACTCTGGGCCTTACTtcacaaatttaaaaaaaaataataataaaaaaagataacACTACAACATCTTAAATAAAGACTGCaatcatataaaaattaaaaattaagactcCATTTAAAATAAACCATTcgcaagaaaaaaaattgaatttttatacatttatatttaatttatattttttaaaaataatttttttaaattaaaaataattaaattcttttcttttgattgataaaaataaattaattgaattaaatttttataaattttaaattccaaaacAATGAGCAATTGATtactttctcttattttctttttcttaattatctagattACTGAACTAAAATCATACATTAGAAAATTCCAGAAGCTTTTCTCTAACAAAGTTCAAGCATATGAGTCATGACCTCAATATACCTACAGCCTACAGCATAATAATTGGCCATAGAACTATTGAACATATGGAAATTATTGATAATTCAATTTCCATATGAgttcaatttgattcaatttataACTGAATGGATAGTTTGCAAACTCCTATGAGTGAATCTCCCAAATTCAATTAcattttttcaaattaaaatagatttctcttaaaaaaaaaattaaaaagcaaagaAATGAAAAGACCACTTCCTGATCTCAGGGCCCACGTCTACCCATAGAGCCCACCTTTAGTTGAACAAAATTTAACCCGACCCACACACGAGCATAGCATGCTGGCAAGGGTCGCATCTACGCAGTTTAACCTCCTTTTCAGAGTGAGCCAACGTTCATATCATGGATCCACTATATTACTTCTCCACAAACGAGTTCCCGCGTCGCGACATTGGGTCACTGAGATCTTCAATCAGGTATTAAGAATCCTCCATTTCTTAATCACTCCACATCACTGATTACATTAGACCATTCATTGtgaatttttctttgcaattcggGAATTatgtttgaatttttcttttgaatttttcttcgCAATTCGGGAATTATACTTCAAATTTTCTCATTTGCTGAATTTGAATGGTCTGGTCAATTATCGCACAGAGGATGAGCTGCTGTATTTCCTTGGAGGTTTTCAATCTCAGTTGCTTCAATGGCTCTTTACAAATTCAATGGAGACTTATTGCCGGAGAGAAGAGGCATTGTCGGTGAGGTTTTCAATTCGCTCGGTCGAACAGACCATAGTGTTCGGGTCGTTCGTCGAGGAAGGAGGTTCGCTCGTTTTACTAAACCCAGTTTTTTGATTTGGGTATTGCTGCTTTCTGCTATCTTCTTGATTTCTTTCTCTGTCTTTGGCCTCAAATTGCAACTTCCTGGTGAGCCACCCACTACTTACTCTCTTAATTATCCAATCTCTTTCTGCCAAATGCATGCTcggttatttattattattattattattattattattattattattattattattatggttaTTTGGTAGGTAATTTGGAAATTTTGGAGAGCAGCATTTCATCTTCACAGAAATTTGATATTGGTGGTAATAGAGAAAGAAGCGTCAAGTTTTCGAATGAAGTCCAGCATGAATTTTCTGGATCTAATAACGTTGTCAAAACATCAAGAAGCAAGCGCCGTAAACAGCGTAAGAGAAGTTGGCTTGTATACCATTAATTTCCATATATGTGTTTTGCCATATGATAATTTCATCTTATTATTGTTAGAAACATTAACTCTGTTCTTTTGGGATCTATGCTACTTTTTCAATTGTCTTGTTGCTCGAAGATTTGGAAACTCTAGGATGAAATTTTGACCCTAGACATTTCAGCTTTATATCTGctgttatattatattttttgatCTAGGATATAGAACAGATTAATTAGGAGAAGTGCATAATGGTCTTATTAATCACATGGTAATTAACATAAAATTACTTTCTTAAACTTAATAAATAGAATCCTTAATCACATCTTTCATAAACAACACTAAAACTGATATTTTTCTTGATTGAAgaatttttaatttcttaaattccAGACATATTTTGCTAATCAATTCGTCTTTTTATCATGACTTTTGTTCTTTTTGTCCTATGTGTTGATCTGTCAGATTTTCCTTGTGAAGTTGGGTTTTCGGAAGCAGTTGAATATCTCATTGAGCCGCTAGATATCAGAAATTTCACGCAATTTTCTCTCCGTTATGTGGATACAGAGGAGAAGGCTTTGGGAACAACTTCATTTGAATCTAGATTTGGAGGACATCAGACCCTCCAGGAAAGAGAGAAATCTTTCTATGCTAGAAATCAAACAGTTCACTGTGGTTTTGTCAAGGGACCCGTTGGATTTCCTAGTACCGGATTTGATTTGGATGAAAAGGACAAGGCATACATGAGTACTTGTCTGGTAGTGGTTTCTTCTTGCATTTTTGGAAGCTCTGACTTTCTGAGGAGGCCTACAAGTAAAAAAGTACCTACCTCcttttaagtataaattttagtcaTGTAGAccattgtttttcttttttaaatatttgagtTGTGTTTTGTACGTTTACATGTCAAAGCTATTTTAGATAAGAATCATCAAAAATTTCAGTCTACTTACTCGTAGCACTTTAAATTGTCTACAAAAAGAAAGCACACAAAGCCGGTGGCCATAAAGTTATCTTAGGATGACTTTGTATTGGAAGACAttccaatgagttaaaagagaaTTACAAGATTATTCTTTTGAGCTGTTTAAGGTACTATAGTTTTGTACTTTTATTATATGATAACTATATATAggtagatagatagatagatagatagatagggAGAAACAAAGTAAGATAGACAGAGAGTTTTCTAGTAATTTATTTATTAGGTAGGTAGATATGAGCATACCTATTTGGTATATCAATATTTGTGTTTTCTGCTGAGATTATGCTTTTAGAAACTACAGTGTTTTTTGGCTCATACATTTAGGAGTGTGTTGGATTATTTTAGTTTATGTTCTATTATCTTTACAGATTGTATTGAACCTCTAAATAGACAAATTATATTACTTATATTCTCCTTTGAATATAGCTTTATTGacaaaaaaacaaaaagataTGATTTATAATATTGTCATGTAACCTAAAAGCAACAATAAATCGTTGTCATGGGTAAAATGGACCAATTGCAATGGTCACTGAAGTTTGGGGAAGTTACACCTCTGTAACTTTAACTAGTTTGAACTGTTAGTGTTAACTTCATTATGAGCTTTAATTCCATTTACGATATATTATCATCACCAAAATAACCAAGACTCCAATGAACAATCTAAAACTGTTGTGGAATTTATGCTTAGGGAGTGGAATCCCCCATTTCAGGCGAAGTTGCTCACCAGAATCAGTTTTCAGATGAGGTTACTCACTGAGGTCTCAACAAAAATTTGACTAATATGACTACATTGAAATTGAA harbors:
- the LOC110638756 gene encoding probable hexosyltransferase MUCI70; this translates as MALYKFNGDLLPERRGIVGEVFNSLGRTDHSVRVVRRGRRFARFTKPSFLIWVLLLSAIFLISFSVFGLKLQLPGNLEILESSISSSQKFDIGGNRERSVKFSNEVQHEFSGSNNVVKTSRSKRRKQHFPCEVGFSEAVEYLIEPLDIRNFTQFSLRYVDTEEKALGTTSFESRFGGHQTLQEREKSFYARNQTVHCGFVKGPVGFPSTGFDLDEKDKAYMSTCLVVVSSCIFGSSDFLRRPTSKKISNFSKKNVCFVMFLDEQTLSKLSLDGHIPDDRGYVGLWRIVVVKNLPYDDMRRTGKVPKFLSHRLFPSSRYSIWLDSKMRLNTDPMLVLEYFLWRMRSEYAISTHYDRHCVWEEVLQNKRLNKYNHTAIDEQFNFYQSDGLTKYDPSDPNTPLPSYVPEGSFIVRAHTPTSNLFSCLWFNEVDRFTSRDQLSFAYTYLKLRRLNPDKPFYLYMFKDCERRALAKLFHHRALPSPPPVP